The genomic region GTACGTCACGAACGCGATCAGCAACAGGGCGGATGCGACACCGGCGACGATGAGGCGTCGGCGGCGGAGGTCATCAGCAGTGGTCGGGTAGAGCATCAGCATGGCCTTCGGGAGTCGGGGGTGGTCACGACTCAGGTGTGCCGCCCGCCTCCTTGGCGAGGGTGACGGCCTCGGCGAACGCCTTGGTCTCGTCGATGACGCGCAGGAAGAGCGCCCAGTCATCGGGCTTGATCTCGCGGGCGATCTGCTCGACGTCGTACTTCTTCGACCAGCCGTCCATCTCGGCCCACTTGAGGTTGAACGAGCGTGTCGATCGCTTCCGGTTGGCGGCCTCTTCCTCACGCTGTCGCTTGTTCTCCTGGATGCGCCGACGCCGGTCTTTCTTGGCTTGCTCGAGGGCCTTTTCGGCTTCCTCGTTGAGCTTGGCCTCGGCTCCGGGCGCCATCATCGCGGCGATGCGCTTGGCGGCCATTACGCGTTGGTAGCCAGGGTCGACCGGGCCGCCGTTGCGGATTGCGGCCAGCTCGTCCTCGGCGACCTTCCGGACGTCCTTTGGGAGTTCGCGGTCAGCAGCCACGCGCTCCATCTCCAGGATCGCCTCTAGCCGGGTGTGGGATGCCCGCTGCGTGACCAGAAGGGCCGCCTGGTGTCGAGTCCTGCCGGGTGCTCCCGGTGGTTCCGATTCGGAACCACCGGGCTGGCCTGCAGTTTTGTCATTTTCGTGTCCGAACTGCGACGCCCTCTGACGCCGGGCTGCATCCTCCTGGAGGAGGGTTTTCATCTCGTCGTACAG from Nocardioides salarius harbors:
- a CDS encoding ParB N-terminal domain-containing protein; this encodes MSERGHIELDRSVSTIVVGERHRRDTGDLTPLVDSLKRVGLLQPVTITPDGYLICGYRRLEAAKKLGWHTLRVWVRSGISDELTRLLAERDENTTHKPLSNIEAAHLYDEMKTLLQEDAARRQRASQFGHENDKTAGQPGGSESEPPGAPGRTRHQAALLVTQRASHTRLEAILEMERVAADRELPKDVRKVAEDELAAIRNGGPVDPGYQRVMAAKRIAAMMAPGAEAKLNEEAEKALEQAKKDRRRRIQENKRQREEEAANRKRSTRSFNLKWAEMDGWSKKYDVEQIAREIKPDDWALFLRVIDETKAFAEAVTLAKEAGGTPES